One stretch of Schlesneria sp. DSM 10557 DNA includes these proteins:
- a CDS encoding phosphoesterase: protein MTVSQAQKPVEHVLVVPTLLFHELGYFQGFESRIDRYINTLLDPAHTSFRPRNEVEEDPSYKQLIPYCIFRYEGKVFFYKRGKLGGEGRLHSKRSIGIGGHISSTDRLSGDRRYLEAMHREIEEEVFLESGFTDRCVGLINDDETPVGRVHLGIVHIFDLDMAKVRPREESILETGFADPAELLQVHDEFETWSQICLKHLFG, encoded by the coding sequence ATGACGGTCTCACAAGCCCAGAAACCCGTCGAGCATGTTCTTGTTGTTCCGACGTTGCTTTTTCATGAGCTCGGTTACTTCCAGGGGTTCGAGTCGCGTATTGATCGATACATCAATACTTTGCTTGATCCCGCCCACACCAGTTTCCGGCCGCGAAACGAAGTGGAGGAAGACCCCAGCTACAAACAACTGATTCCGTATTGTATTTTCCGGTATGAGGGAAAAGTCTTCTTCTATAAACGGGGGAAACTGGGAGGAGAAGGCCGCTTGCATAGCAAAAGATCGATCGGTATTGGGGGGCACATTTCTTCAACCGACAGGCTTTCCGGTGACCGCCGTTATTTGGAGGCGATGCACCGGGAAATTGAAGAAGAAGTCTTTCTGGAATCAGGGTTTACAGACCGATGTGTGGGGCTGATCAATGACGATGAAACCCCCGTAGGACGGGTGCATTTGGGAATCGTTCACATTTTTGATCTCGACATGGCCAAAGTTCGCCCACGTGAAGAGTCGATCTTAGAGACAGGATTCGCAGATCCCGCGGAATTGCTACAGGTCCACGACGAGTTTGAAACCTGGTCACAGATTTGCCTCAAGCATCTGTTTGGTTGA
- a CDS encoding type III secretion system chaperone → MSKQWNRRSVISAAVMAAAVPVSGVIAATEKKADPVVKGKLTDQTLGNLLQAMGLETKVQETRYDFGFKATIEDQEWELSMSTVLSQDASSVWVMAWLDELPKSAADVPRTALLRLLSDNDKLGKGKFFAYIAANRRFVLQRVVPNEGMTAEKFRAVLDDLGESVVATHPHWSVSNWTSSGDDPAAAAKAAPPVKGSLPASGVNKAVGTQSTGQGKVLKTGVNNSKLGDSQKK, encoded by the coding sequence ATGTCGAAACAATGGAATCGTAGAAGCGTAATCAGCGCGGCCGTCATGGCAGCAGCCGTTCCCGTCTCCGGGGTGATTGCCGCGACGGAAAAGAAGGCGGATCCTGTCGTTAAAGGCAAACTAACCGATCAGACGCTCGGAAATTTGCTGCAGGCGATGGGCCTCGAGACCAAGGTCCAGGAAACACGCTACGACTTCGGATTCAAGGCGACCATTGAGGATCAGGAGTGGGAACTCTCCATGTCCACTGTGCTGAGCCAGGACGCCAGTTCCGTCTGGGTGATGGCTTGGCTGGATGAACTTCCCAAGTCAGCAGCAGACGTTCCCCGGACAGCACTGCTTCGACTGCTGTCGGACAACGACAAATTGGGGAAAGGAAAGTTCTTCGCTTATATCGCTGCGAATCGGCGATTTGTCCTTCAGCGAGTTGTTCCGAACGAAGGAATGACTGCAGAGAAGTTCCGTGCCGTGCTCGACGACCTGGGTGAGTCCGTTGTCGCTACCCACCCACACTGGAGTGTCTCGAACTGGACTTCGTCGGGAGATGATCCCGCTGCCGCCGCCAAGGCTGCTCCCCCTGTGAAGGGAAGCCTGCCTGCAAGCGGTGTCAATAAAGCCGTCGGTACGCAATCAACCGGTCAGGGTAAGGTTCTGAAGACCGGCGTGAATAATTCGAAGCTTGGAGACTCACAAAAGAAGTAA